ATCAAATATAAAAGCTACCCACCACAACCTGCGATACGGATTAGACGGGAAAATCAAAAAAGCCGCACAAATAAGGCATCCTGATAAAAACGGAATCCAGGAAGGAGCAGGCTTACGTTTAATATACCCCTGCCAAAAAACCATCCAATTTAAAATAAAAATCCAAAACCCGGGTACCTAAAATCAAAGAAATCAAATATTGCATATTTTTCACAACACAAATCCTCTCTTTGATAAACTACTCATTTATAATCTTATTTCTGTACACCAAATCTTCCCTAGCGGTAAAACCTCTTTTTTCCCAAAAGGAATTCCCAATTTGGTTATCTGAAAAAACAACCAGTGCCACTTTGTTAATCCCTTCTTTTTTCAGTGCATTCAAAGCCGCTTCAACTAAAGCACTTCCAACTCCGTTATTGCGTTCTTCCGGGGATACCGCAGCATGATAAATAAATCCCCGCCTTCCGTCATTCCCGCATAAAATTGTACCGATAATCTTATTATCTTTTTCGGCTACAAAACATGTTTTTGGATTTCGTTTTAAATATCTTTCAATCCCCTCTCTTGAGTCGTCCAAATCATTAAGTCCTATTCCCGGAGTATTCATCCACAAATTATATACACTGTCATAGTCATCAATTGTCATTTTTCTTATAATCATTTACCTTTCTCCTCCTGCTTTTCTGCCTCATTTACTAACATAATTTAAATTACTTACCAGTAAGTTTATGGGGTGTCTTGCTCACATAAAGGAAATTTAACCCATTCCCAATAATTCATAATTTCAATTTCGTAATTATCATTTTCTACATTATATCTGTGTGAGTGTGGTGCAGGTATCTTAACAGCTCCTTCTATAAAACCTAAATCATTTAATTTCTTTTGGTTCTTACTTACATCTCCATAGATGTAAATAAGATTATGATTATCGTAAACAGCTAATTGCTTGGTTTTTATTGAACCAATCCAAATATGATGTCGCCCATCTTTTTCAAAATAGTCTTTAAATTTATCTAAAAAATCATTGACCTCAGCATTATTTAATGGATATGGACACTGATATCTTCCAAGTTCATTTTCGCACCTAGATACTATTAATACATATAAAATATAATATGGAGGCTCAAAATCCTTTACTATATCTTTGATCAACATAATCTGATTGTTTTTAGGAGCAACAACAATTCTTTCAAAATTTGGATATTGCTCAAGAGTCCAATTATTCTGATAGTAATATTCTGTTTCTATCATCTCATTATCAAAGACACCAAATTTATAATACTTACTCATATATATTCTTCCCCCTAAGCCCATTCTGTTTATTTCACCTTAAAATTTACTATTTATGTCTTTTTTAATTATATACTAAAAAAGATAACTCGCACATATTTTTTACTCCAAAAAATTCTTTGTATCTTATTCCCTGTTTTTTAAAGCCTCATTCATTGGTATTCTCCTAACTTTACCAAGATGCAATGCATTAATCCCAAAGTAAGCTATAACCCCGACTAAAACAATTTTCACATAAACCGACACCGGCAGGTAAAAATCCATATACCCCTCAATTAATGAGGATATATATACCAGAATCATTTTAAATAAATTTGCCTCCAGAGGCAGACAAACCAACAATGATATCAAAACCACAATTGCGGAAGTATCCAAATATAGTTTCCTTATTTCTTTTTTTTCGTACCCGAATACCTTCATAAAGGAAATATAAAGGGAATTCTTATCAATTACAATTTTAGTCAATAGGTACATCAATACTAAATAGGCAAATACAGAAAACACATTTATAATAGCAATAACATTTCCAAAGGAAATCATCACCTGTTTTGCCACCCCAAGGAAATCACTTCTGTTCATGAATTTGGCAATATAAGCATCGTCAATATCAAGTTTTTTCTGTGACACATAACTGTTAAAGGTACCTGTATCCTTTTCAAGAAGCCT
The genomic region above belongs to Acetivibrio saccincola and contains:
- a CDS encoding GNAT family N-acetyltransferase, which gives rise to MIIRKMTIDDYDSVYNLWMNTPGIGLNDLDDSREGIERYLKRNPKTCFVAEKDNKIIGTILCGNDGRRGFIYHAAVSPEERNNGVGSALVEAALNALKKEGINKVALVVFSDNQIGNSFWEKRGFTAREDLVYRNKIINE